The following proteins come from a genomic window of Sorghum bicolor cultivar BTx623 chromosome 3, Sorghum_bicolor_NCBIv3, whole genome shotgun sequence:
- the LOC8078501 gene encoding vitellogenin, whose product MAAITSKDKEEGLQLKQGESKVFSKLFTRESSAAAPSFRVYYGVASAGSVPFLWESQPGTPKNDAIFSTATLQPPLTPPPSYYTAARQKQEQAAPAPHSLSHRHRRNRSSSSSSSSSTATAATGKNNKKLMSTKHYISIFSAMLPKMILHRRWSSARSAPSSAASPSSCSSSSWSSSAFSSSASSSLSLSSFRSTQSPATCSSMRSRVFAFSAADDDDGHEAAAPMMCFSVRHESFRAFRGGRVAMTVKSALASVGGHGHAAGPSPTAAQKV is encoded by the coding sequence ATGGCAGCCATCACCAGCAAGGACAAGGAGGAGGGTCTCCAGCTGAAGCAAGGGGAGAGCAAGGTGTTCTCGAAGCTGTTCACCAgggagagctccgccgcggcGCCGTCCTTCCGGGTGTACTACGGCGTCGCCTCGGCGGGCTCCGTGCCCTTCCTGTGGGAGTCGCAGCCGGGCACGCCCAAGaacgacgccatcttctccacggcCACCCTGCAGCCGCCGctcacgccgccgccgtcctacTACACCGCCGCCAGGCAGAAGCAGGAGCAGGCCGCGCCGGCGCCGCACAGCCtgagccaccgccaccgccgcaacaggtcgtcgtcgtcctcctcctcctcctccaccgccaCCGCGGCCACCGGCAAGAACAACAAGAAGCTGATGTCGACCAAGCATTACATCAGCATCTTCAGCGCCATGCTGCCCAAGATGATCCTGCACAGGCGGTGGTCGTCCGCCAGGTCGGCGCCCTCGTCCGCCGCGTCgccctcctcctgctcctcctcctcgtggtCGTCGTCGGCGTTCTCCTCCTcggcgtcgtcgtcgctgtcgctgtcgtcgttccgcagcaCGCAGTCGCCCGCCACGTGCTCGTCGATGCGGAGCCGGGTGTTCGCGTTCTCGGccgcggacgacgacgacggccatGAGGCGGCGGCGCCGATGATGTGCTTCAGCGTGCGCCACGAGAGCTTCAGGGCGTTCAGGGGCGGCCGCGTCGCCATGACGGTGAAGAGCGCCCTGGCGTCCGTCGGCGGCCATGGGCATGCTGCTGGTCCCAGTCCCACCGCTGCACAGAAGGTGTAG
- the LOC8078502 gene encoding uncharacterized protein LOC8078502 → MGSYMGQQEHVISDGMYNYKHHHAGGADIHVIFVKKSKFRVVLSYIGTMLLLATVCCTLLSKDSLCLGSLWSISFASIIAKCLQCDPVKKESLVIMPTFGVQLEQHFWSGRVHRKFVPISKILKPVLNEHVTPVACYWSLALLLREEYELMLVFKNLNPPVKMLVPIWKALCAFVGSNTPGNSALPQST, encoded by the exons ATGGGCTCATACATGGGGCAGCAAGAACATGTTATATCTGATGGCATGTACAATTACAAGCATCACCACGCGGGAGGAGCTGATATCCATGTCATCTTTGTCAAGAAGAGCAAATTCAGGGTTGTGCTGTCATACATTGGCACAATGTTACTTCTTGCGACTGTTTGCTGCACCCTGTTGTCGAAG GATAGTTTATGTCTTGGTTCCCTTTGGAGTATTTCATTTGCCAGTATAATTGCAAAATGCTTGCAATGCGACCCTGTGAAGAAAG AGTCATTGGTGATCATGCCGACTTTTGGGGTTCAGTTAGAGCAACACTTTTGGAG TGGAAGAGTTCATCGCAAATTTGTGCCCATCAGCAAGATTTTAAAACCAGTGCTGAATGAGCATGTGACCCCTGTCGCATGCTACTGGAGCTTGGCCTTGCTTCTACGTGAAGAATATGAGCTCATGCTTgttttcaag AACTTGAATCCACCTGTCAAGATGTTGGTTCCTATCTGGAAAGCGTTATGTGCATTCGTAGGCTCCAATACTCCGGGCAATTCTGCATTGCCTCAATCCACATGA
- the LOC8056564 gene encoding probable staphylococcal-like nuclease CAN1 has protein sequence MRASWCRQERRGSFHGRAGVSEKRAPPSLVLVCCIGAIALLAGASRTLAPKEELCLGSFWCIRLTPVGRKHQGVKYELRTLPVDAKAVTDGDTITVYVNMAHHPESSNVPHEVREAGIERSKALAANNYQRAGVLLKIILDAGYRQVCGIDGEQILAKKYRIRLRGIDAPESLMPYGKEAKEELVRLVQGKSLKISIYDTDWYGRLVGDVDCDGVFVQEHMLKKGLAWHYTTYDHRMELTKWENQAKTRRTGLWASSNPEKPWEWRKKKRTGTV, from the exons ATGAGGGCTTCCTGGTGTCGCCAAGAGAGGAGGGGGTCGTTCCACGGCCGTGCCGGCGTCTCCGAGAAGCGCGCGCCGCCGTCGCTTGTGCTTGTCTGCTGCATCGGCGCCATTGCCCTGCTTGCGGGCGCTAGCCGCACCCTAGCCCCAAAG GAGGAGCTCTGTCTTGGCTCTTTTTGGTGCATTCGCTTGACACCTGTTGGCCGTAAACATCAAGGGGTTAAGTATGAGTTGCGCACTCTCCCT GTGGATGCTAAGGCTGTAACTGACGGCGACACGATTACTGTGTATGTTAACATGGCTCACCATCCAGAGTCTAGCAATGTGCCCCACGAAGTGCGTGAAGCGGGCATTGAGCGGAGCAAGGCACTGGCAGCAAATAATTACCAAAGAGCTGGTGTTTTACTGAAGATCATACTTGATGCAGGATATAG GCAGGTTTGTGGCATTGATGGGGAACAAATTCTCGCAAAGAAGTACAGGATAAGGCTAAG GGGGATTGATGCACCAGAGAGCTTAATGCCATATGGCAAAGAGGCCAAAGAGGAGCTGGTGAGGCTGGTGCAGGGGAAAAGCTTAAAGATTTCCATATATGACACTGATTGGTACGGTCGCTTAGTTGGAGATGTTGACTGTGATGGGGTTTTCGTGCAG GAACACATGCTGAAGAAAGGACTTGCATGGCACTATACTACTTATGATCATCGGATGGAGCTCACCAAG TGggagaatcaggcgaagacaaGGCGAACAGGCTTGTGGGCATCGTCGAACCCTGAGAAACCATGGGAATGGAGAAAGAAAAAGCGCACTGGGACAGTATGA
- the LOC8056565 gene encoding transcription initiation factor TFIID subunit 4b, producing MSKAPDDQLQATEQEESVHPSQQAGQQHVNTPDQISKTELTEGSKNEQPVQVEQQNSNLQQAHSEIQLQQAETNSFQLAEKETGYFGQQSFAGAKVDVAQPSVVQQNVKQTVGQQASSGAQDTRKGPSIPFNLLIPILQAHLDRDKDMQLQAVWAKLRRNEVHKDDFLRVIRNIVGDQMLKQAAHKVFVQMQAQAQRNSQANPSQQSLFSQVSSQQMPSSGSTQTQNSVHYLAHDNTNQNPDAKGTNAVPNQPPRMNTAVPLQAKNKQHQPTQLQQASQQIYGASNPGAQAYPRSITGSLRSPSPVPETQPSMHAPGMAPAKIVPPPTHPMMQHNAVAWQMHQNKELKTNAPPPNAIVKQNSESVGKARMAGTGNSSAKGKQGTPNSTPNASGGAKSKKSGGQKKSLEAAGSTQPSSKKQKTSGAFQEQSIDQLNDVTAVSGVNIREEEEQLLSAPKEESLASQEARRIAQEEEENLFLRKGPLLKKLAEIARKCDLKNISGDVEHCLSMCVEERLRRLISTLIRVSKQRIDTEKTGHRLVITSDVGRQILQMNQKAKEEWDKKQAEEADKNKKQTEADGSGATDLEKEKEESRPKNVKPNKEEDDKMRTNAANVAARQAVGGSDMLSKWQLMAEQARQKREGLDVSAASQPGRGPGSRPFLKFGNGPGEHQEGSKRSHSVAFGTGGMKRPGRTPFAGPQRLISVKDVICALEREPQMTKSRLIYRLHERFPVDSTVD from the exons ATGTCAAAAGCTCCAGATGATCAGTTGCAAGCAACAGAGCAGGAAGAAAGTGTCCATCCAAGTCAACAAGCAGGGCAACAACATGTTAATACACCAGATCAGATCTCCAAAACAGAACTAACTGAAGGGtcaaaaaatgaacaacctgtCCAAGTAGAGCAACAGAATTCCAACCTACAACAAGCACATTCAGAAATTCAACTACAACAGGCTGAAACAAATAGCTTCCAGTTAGCTGAAAAAGAAACAGGGTATTTTGGTCAACAGAGTTTTGCAGGTGCCAAGGTGGATGTAGCCCAGCCTTCAGTAGTTCAGCAGAATGTAAAGCAAACTGTTGGTCAACAAGCATCATCTGGTGCTCAGGATACAAGGAAAGGACCATCAATACCATTTAATTTGTTAATTCCAATCCTACAGGCACATCTTGACAGAGACAAAGATATGCAGCTTCAAGCTGTATGGGCAAAACTTAGG CGTAATGAAGTCCACAAAGATGATTTCTTAAGAGTTATCAGGAATATTGTTGGGGATCAAATGCTCAAGCAGGCAGCTCATAAAGTTTTTGTACAG ATGCAAGCACAGGCGCAAAGAAATAGCCAGGCAAATCCAAGTCAGCAGTCTTTATTCTCTCAGGTTTCTTCACAGCAGATGCCTTCCAGTGGTTCCACTCAAACGCAGAACAGTGTACACTATCTTGCTCATGATAACACTAACCAAAACCCTGACGCAAAGGGAACAAATGCTGTACCAAATCAACCACCTAGAATGAACACAGCAGTTCCATTGCAAGCAAAGAACAAACAACATCAACCAACACAGTTGCAGCAGGCCTCACAGCAAATATATGGAGCAAGTAATCCCGGTGCCCAGGCTTACCCTCGGTCAATCACTGGTTCTCTTAGATCACCGAGTCCTGTTCCAGAAACACAGCCATCCATGCATGCTCCTGGAATGGCTCCTGCAAAAATCGTCCCTCCTCCTACTCATCCAATGATGCAGCACAATGCAGTTGCATGGCAAATGCATCAAAACAAGGAATTGAAAACTAATGCCCCCCCTCCAAATGCTATTGTTAAGCAAAATTCTGAATCTGTTGGCAAAGCACGCATGGCTGGCACAGGAAATTCTTCAGCTAAAGGAAAACAG GGAACTCCTAACTCTACACCCAATGCTAGTGGAGGTGCAAAGAGCAAGAAATCAGGTGGGCAGAAGAAATCATTGGAAGCAGCAGGCTCTACACAACCTTCAAG CAAAAAGCAGAAGACATCTGGAGCCTTCCAGGAACAAAGCATTGATCAACTTAATGATGTCACAGCCGTTAGTGGTGTTAATATCAGG GAAGAGGAAGAGCAATTACTGTCTGCCCCTAAGGAAGAGAGCCTTGCCTCACAAGAAGCACGAAGAATTGcacaggaagaagaagaaaatctTTTCCTAAGGAAGGGTCCACTCCTGAAGAAACTAGCAGAAATCG CTCGGAAATGCGATCTGAAGAATATTAGTGGCGATGTGGAACACTGTTTATCAATG TGTGTGGAGGAGCGTTTGCGAAGACTCATAAGTACTCTCATACGAGTCTCAAAACAG AGAATCGATACTGAAAAGACCGGGCATCGACTAGTTATTACTTCGGATGTTGGTCGTCAAATTTTACAGATGAATCAGAAAGCTAAGGAAGAATGGGATAAAAAACAAGCAGAAGAAGCTGACAAGAACAAGAAACAAACTGAG GCTGATGGCAGTGGTGCTACCGatttggaaaaagaaaaagaggaaagtcgcccaaagaATGTCAAG CCCAACAAGGAAGAAGATGATAAAATGAGAACAAATGCTGCTAATGTTGCTGCCCGGCAAGCTGTTGGAGGAAGTGATATGCTGTCAAAGTGGCAGTTGATGGCTGAGCAAGCCAGGCAGAAGCGAGAAGGCCTTGATGTGTCTGCTGCTTCACAGCCAGGCAGAGGACCTGGTTCCAGGCCATTCTTGAAATTTGGAAACGGTCCTGGCGAACACCAGGAAGGTTCAAAGAGGAGCCATTCGGTGGCATTCGGAACTG GAGGCATGAAAAGACCAGGCAGGACACCTTTTGCTGGTCCACAGCGATTGATCTCCGTGAAGGATGTCATTTGTGCCCTTGAGAGGGAGCCTCAGATGACAAAATCACGGCTCATCTACCGGCTGCACGAGCGGTTTCCTGTAGATTCAACTGTAGATTAG